Genomic DNA from Asterias amurensis chromosome 2, ASM3211899v1:
ttcatttgatatgaaataatatagtatctaatttacctcaatgagatatccctttttgtaaaaatgagtgaaaaagtggtggcaccatatggaaagttatccaattgTTCTACTGATTTGGGTAGTTTCGCTTTAAGCTCACTAAGTATTGAGTTGATAAGGAATACATTTTTGTCAATCCTGGCTTTTTATCAAACAGTGCACATGAGGGCTCCCTCTGGTGGTGATGTTTATATTTAATCAGCCGTAGGGGATTATAACTGTATGGAAATAAAGGActgtttgtgtttatatttacCCAACAATTGTAGTATTTTGATCCTACACAAACCCCATGAATGATTTCCCCTTTACTATAAAAAAGCTGTGaaacttttaagtatttttgttgtgtatttgtGGGTAACAACACAAATTAttactaaaggcccggtcccactacAGCGATAACTAGaacaataacgatcacgacgcaaagagaacgcattctattggttgaataagcatgTGCATATtttgcgtggagcaattcaaccaatagaatgcgttctctttgcgtcgtaatcgttatcgttatcattattgctgcagtgtgactcgacCTTTAGTCCTTAATCAGGaccatctttgtgaaatcgtaaaCATCATATCAAAATATTGTGCCATTATGTTGCTGATGTCAAGTTTTTTCCCAACACTGTACACACATCCTTGTAGTGTTAAACTTACTGTgttttattacaattttttttttttttacaaattacaaaacaatTCATTTTTTACTGTTAGGTATCTAGCTTTgtaattttcttcttgtttttatttttaaagttttattttatttttttaaatttttttagaAATAAGCCAATCTTATGTACAAAGATATACAAACGTTATATCCCATTATGCATCCTTTGATCACTtcataaaaagaagaagaaaaaggcaATTGCCGTTAAATTAATCAAATAAAAGTTATAAAAGTTAACTGGCCAAATTTTAGCATGGTCCTATGATTATATTTCAAATTGCACATTAAACACAGAGCAAAAGTCAAGTTATTTACAAGTGGCATGCAGCATACAtattttacatttgtttttctattttacacaaacaaaattatttgtacaaaaatgttgtcTGTTTCTAGGGTAAAAGGGTTCAATTGTTAATAGAAAaaggaggaaaaaaaacctatatATTATTAGGAATTTTTTCTGTTgaatacaaaacattttttggtcTTGAGATAGTAGTTCATGTGGAGGTGAACCCGAGACACATAATCTTCTTGTCGGGGTTCGGGAatcttttttagttttttaaaattCACACACAACTTTAAAGCTTTCTTGATTTTTCTGCATTGTTAAAACTAGGAATACTAGCAAAAAGGTTAGAACAAATCccctaaaaaattattctttttgtttttataactcACCAGGAGATTAATAATACTGatctgttttccttttttttattcttaattTCTTATTCTTTTATAAACTACTGGTTACGATATTTCATGAAGTATAATTTCTCCTTCGAAGTACTGTTATCCCAattttattcttcttttttttaaactaactgttttttttaatttagatgAAGCTATTCTGTTCCTAAATGTTTAAGAATTTTTTCAAAGACTTGTGTTTTATGGACATGGATTGGTCTACATTTTGGTCgttcaaaaaaaaatatctaaatAGGAACTTAAGGGAACTAAACGTTTGCAAATTTGGGAAAAGATTCAGATTtaagaaacaaaacattgttaacACATGTCAGACATGTTATGAATTATACAATGGGAAGTTTTTTCATAAAACTGTACAGTCATAAATTCCACAGTAAAAGTGATGgtacaacatttgttttggaaaaaaagACAAAGTGGTCCAAATCCACTacaattttgtgtgtgaaaatttCCTCTAAACAAATCCTTTAGAAAATAGAGTacatgggtcgatttcacaaagagttataggAGTCTGAAGGCTAGCcctaagtaaggacgagtaactcatcccaacccatgataagactagtcttacctcTTTTAGAAATCAACCCCAGAACACTTAACATTTTATATTTGTTGGCATTCTTAAAAAGTTGCACTCAAACCCCACCTTAACCCAACCATAGGTGCACTGCTCAAAACATAGTCTCTGTTAGACTATAGGCCATGTAACAAATGTTGTACACTCCAAGgcattttctggcaggcaagatagtACACTGGTCTTATGGTAAACATTTTACACTTTCAGGCCTGTTTCTTCACAGAGGCATCAAAGGTCATAATTGCCCACAtgccccctgggcccaatttcatggctctgctttccgtaagcacagaatcggcactcacagaagcagggaattctgtgctgttggcaagcctatttcaaggggtagcggcgaattttggcgtCTGTTCGTGCGTACtcccatgttactaggcattctacgcttacaaggctagctcagaaattcggcgcttgcagttaagcggggaatcgtgatagaagcgcagaatttggcggtaagcagagccatgaaattgggccctggtaattgccttggtgcccttgaaatgccccagtagaaatttacaatttcctcatagggtgcccttcaccaaggagaaGATGCCTTGGTGCGTTTGCCCTTCaataacgaagcatacaggcctgcaattCAAGAGTGATACAAATACAgctaaacaatttttgagatatgTCCTCTTTCTTCAAATGAAGAGCTGAGAGAAAatcagacagtgcaatctccatgaagtaaaatatttgatattttgttaaatTCAACTGTGTATTTTTAAATCGTACCTGCCTGAAGTCCAGGCCGTGTGGCGCTCGTGAACATGTGAGTCACAGTTTAACCTGGTCTCAATGgctatttacttatttattaatttattcatttattacttatttatttaactTTCCATCTTCAacaccaatgttgtaccttcccATAAAATTTGACGATAATGATAAAGAAAAAATCTCAAGGCACACGATTGTTGCTCATCTGCGTTCGAAGACGCAGACATTCCTTCATTGTCTGTGGCATGTACCACTTGCATCCGGCACCATCTTTGATACAACGTGAGAAGTCCACCTCACAGTTCAGATCATGGTTGTCGAGCATGTGACCAGAGACATTCCAGATGCAGGTGTTGGGTGTGGTTGCCTGACAGTCGCCGTGGAAACAGGGTTTTATCTAGAAAGCGGAATAAGATTAAGACGAGTATAAGTCACAGTAGTGTAGGGGTgaagactgcaggacttgcaattgcaaggttgtaggttcaaatcccctAAAGCTAATCTTTTGTTTCACAATGACTACAATTAGTATTGTCGtccgtctagttactgaatcataGTTTCTtggtttgtgcaattcataatcataggcgCCAAACCAATTGACTATTGCAGGCTTGGTGTTTCTATCCTCTtgacccaggggtcgatttcacaaagagttaggactcatcttatctcgagttaggacgagaaactcgttctaacttaggattaatctgcatgctacagtgcagggttgagaTTCGTCCTAAGTCATATGATTAGTCTtcaaagttaggaagagttttgtgaaatcgacagcagtaCTGCTTATCAACAAAAGCACAAGACTGAACCCAAAACTAGACCTGCGTGCCTGTCGTGTTGCTTACCAGCATACACACTGATTGTTTGAGGCCAGTCAGGGTTTTAGGAGGTTTATTTGAAAGATAAAATGTGGAAGTGACatatggcctagcagttaagagcacataactcaagctctgctgtatCTGAtatgcagagtgtgggttcgagtccacttgtttcctttagcaagacacttaaccattgctccgtcctttggatggaacctaaagctgtaggtcccatgtgttgttataaaaactatGAACGCATGCAAAAGACCCAGGACCATACTAAagcgcaaagagaaggggttcaccccggtgtgtctggcagtgcgaCTATCTTCAATCGTGAAGGCTGCTCTAGAAAGCAAGAAAGAAAGATCTATTTGAAACAGTTTTGGGGGAGTTGTTTAGGTAGAGTCAGGGCTGTTGCTTTGGATGGCTTTTTGTTGCCTGAGTAGTAGTTTTCTGCATCATCGACTCTTGATGAAAGTGGGATCCAATACCTCAATTCCGCTCTTCAGCTATTTTCATACAGCTCCTCGGCAAAATACCAAATTGCGTACCTCAGAAGAACTTTTCATCGGTAAAAAAATTGCTATTTTAAAAGATACTAAAGGATTAAATATacaactctggtgtttctgatcagcagagtgtgggggtttgaatccccagccgtgacacttgtgtccttaagcaagacacttaaccattatttcgtccttcagatgtgacgtaaagccgttggtctcgtgtgttgtgtaacgcatgtaaaagaacccagtgcacttatcagaaagagaaggggttcgccccagtgttcctggctgtggctgctgtatgcgccgtagcaccttgtaaacccttatagagtgctacataattgggtctcagaattcatcactgcaatctttctgtaagtttgtatatactcagcgccttgagtaccttgtttggtagatacatgcgctatataagactttgatattattattattcagggctgtatgcttagtttttgaaagggcaagggcaccaaggaattTTACTCTTGGTATAGGGCACcttatgatgaaattgtaaatttgtactggagcatttcaagggcaccaaggcaagtatcaggcctgattattattatatttcaaAACCTGATTCTCCATACCTGGCAAGAGTCGCAGTATTGCTTGTAGAGATGTCGGATTCCCTGGCGTTGTTTACGTGTCAGCTGATTGTACTTCAGAACCCAATCGCACATGTTGATTGTGTACATGTCTTTCATTCTACGTCCTATAAAATCAAAATAGGAAAGATCCCTTTACAGGACATTGTGTGCGAGTTGGGAGGAAAAGGGGTTAGTGAGAGACTCCTctgcaaaaaaattattttaggaaTCTTTTGTTCCATTGTGTAGAAGTCCCCattatgggtgcgtttgatttTCAACGCATGCTGTAGAACCTATCTGTGTACTCCCATTGTTtgaaattcattttaaaaagggtTTTTAGAGATGTCCCCAAATTTTTGTCACTTTGTCAAACCATTCGAATCCCTTTTACTgtagggttttgataccttttgcaCATCAAGTTTTGGGTtactactcactgtgaataaagATATTtaactgtagaagtttcagcttcgtTACTCGTCGAGTattcgagaaaaaaaggaaaaaccagTGAGTagtgttttcaggagagtcgcgtatatgttgtacatgctaaactTATTTccgtaacattgttttactcatttctcaaaaactaaacacctcatcagcaggtaatattttaagggaagctttctatcatcatcttcaaaccgtgtcagtttaatgtaaatctgtggacattgtgttttgtgttgtgcacaaagtacccagaccctttaaagacactgccagtcttctcacttggtgtatctcaatatatgcataaaatgaccaacctgtgaaaatttgagcttgattggtcgtcggagttgcgagataagtatgaaagaaaaaaacacccttgtcacacgaagttgtgtgctttctgatgctcaaattctaaacttgaggtctcgatatcaaattcgtggaaaattatttctttctcgaaaactacgtcacttcagagggagctgtttctcacaatgttttatattatcaacctctccccattactcgttaccaagtgaggttttatgataataattattttgagtaattaccaatagtgtccactgcctttaaagacctcAGATCACTGTCCATAGGTGGACACTCACACTCATTTTCACTCAAAGAGAACTCACCAGTCATTACGTAAACCTCATCCTCTTGTAGTGGCATCCCACACGTTTCTCCGAGACGAGACACTAAGATCTCGGTGCGCTTTGTGGGCCCACTCATTTTCTCTCCCCCTTTGAAGATCTATCTCGATGCGTACTCTGTAAACCTTCATGTTTG
This window encodes:
- the LOC139954464 gene encoding LOW QUALITY PROTEIN: metalloproteinase inhibitor 3-like (The sequence of the model RefSeq protein was modified relative to this genomic sequence to represent the inferred CDS: deleted 1 base in 1 codon) — protein: MMLMSCFHVILVTVIVHSHIGDACVCMPMHPQQHFCRADFVIRGKILPDAKVVPDNNDTKMKLNGSHTSIPNMKVYRVRIEIIFKGGEKMSGPTKRTEILVSRLGETCGMPLQEDEVYVMTGRRMKDMYTINMCDWVLKYNQLTRKQRQGIRHLYKQYCDSCQIKPCFHGDCQATTPNTCIWNVSGHMLDNHDLNCEVDFSRCIKDGAGCKWYMPQTMKECLRLRTQMSNNRVP